In one window of Brassica rapa cultivar Chiifu-401-42 chromosome A07, CAAS_Brap_v3.01, whole genome shotgun sequence DNA:
- the LOC103831450 gene encoding anoctamin-like protein At1g73020, whose translation MNANNGEERIVHEVALVLPKRTRKEEEEDCVEVLVTELKKRGMVVDRDVGLADEFLKVAAPLETLESAAAELHIRKPTRLGMDLPFEVQGSEAFIQQPDGSLFSWFERFRCYQHLLYGIVNCYGHDVTLKLDGRELCWAPEESLVRKLESEGVIKQMFPLHDELKRKELLRTWALNWWNFTNQPIDKIYSYFGAKIGVYFSFLGMYTQWLLFPALLGFIVQMVNFGSLQYLVLPSFFVITTLWAALFLQFWKRKNAALLARWQINCLVGPSQGYRFLGMEWSSLPFPKELTKNLGNEKFKEKEPYQRYEWFAYRKRFSNDVFVIISIICFQLPFELAYAHTYEMITSNIIKFVLTAVYLLIIQYLTRLGGKVAVKLINREINESVEYRANSLIYKVFGLYFMQTYIGIFYHVLLHRNFTTLRQVLLLRLIISQVFWTFMDGSLSYLKYSYRKFRARKKKRSEGGPSTGKIQIASRVEKEYLKPTYSASIGVELEDGLFDDSLKLALQFGMIMMFACAFPLAFALAAVSNIMDIRTTALKLLVTMQRPSPRAAATIGAWLNIWQFLVVMSICTNSALLVCLYDKEGKWKMEPGLAAILILEHVLLLLKFGLSRLVPEEPAWVRANRVKNVTQAQDVYSKQLLRSSSSEFASMVKPEQEQQKED comes from the exons ATGAATGCGAACAATGGAGAGGAGCGAATCGTTCACGAGGTTGCATTGGTGCTTCCTAAGAGGACccgaaaagaagaagaagaagactgtgTTGAAGTTTTGGTGACTGAACTAAAGAAGAGAGGGATGGTTGTCGATAGAGACGTTGGTCTCGCAGATGAGTTTCTCAAG GTAGCAGCTCCTTTGGAGACTTTGGAAAGTGCAGCAGCAGAGCTTCATATACGTAAACCTACTCGTCTTG GAATGGATCTACCCTTTGAGGTGCAAGGGTCTGAGGCTTTCATTCAGCAACCTGATGGGTCACTGTTCAGCTGGTTTGAACGTTTTCGTTGCTACCAACACCTTCTTTATGGAATT GTAAATTGTTATGGACACGACGTTACACTGAAACTTGACGGAAGAGAGCTTTGTTGGGCACCAGAAGAATCATTAGTTAGAAAGTTGGAATCAGAAGGCGTCATCAAACAAATGTTTCCTCTTCACG ATGAACTCAAGAGGAAAGAACTTCTCCGAACTTGGGCTTTAAACTGGTGGAACTTCACAAATCAACCAATTGATAAGATCTACTCTTACTTCGGTGCAAAG ATTGGAGTCTACTTTTCCTTCTTGGGAATGTATACACAGTGGTTACTTTTTCCAGCCTTACTCGGGTTTATAGTCCAGATGGTTAATTTTGG GTCATTGCAGTATCTTGTTCTCCCAAGTTTCTTTGTCATTACAACACTCTGGGCTGCCTTGTTTCTTCAGTTCTGGAAACGTAAAAACGCTGCTTTGTTAGCTAG atggcAGATAAACTGTTTAGTTGGTCCCAGTCAAGGATATCGATTTCTCGGAATGGAATGGAGCTCTCTTCCGTTTCCAAAGGAGCTTACAAAGAATCTAGGGAATGAGAAATTCAAAGAGAAGGAACCATATCAAAGATATGAATGGTTTGCTTATCGCAAGAGGTTtagtaatgatgtttttgttatCATAAGCATTATCTGCTTCCAACTCCCATTTGAGCTAGCGTATGCTCATACTTACGAGATGATCACATCCAATATAATAAA GTTTGTTTTGACAGCTGTCTACCTTCTAATCATTCAGTACCTCACGAGGTTGGGAGGCAAAGTGGCTGTAAAGCTGATAAATCGAGAGATCAACGAGAGTGTGGAGTATCGAGCTAACAGTTTGATTTACAAA GTTTTTGGGCTCTATTTTATGCAGACTTACATTGGTATCTTCTACCATGTTCTGTTACACCGGAACTTCACGACACTACGACAAGTATTGCTCCTACGGTTAATAATCTCCCAG GTTTTCTGGACCTTTATGGATGGTTCTTTGTCTTACCTTAAGTACAGCTACAGAAAGTTTAGAGCTAG gaagaagaagagaagtgaAGGTGGACCATCAACAGGAAAAATACAAATAGCCTCAAGAGTTGAGAAGGAATACCTCAAGCCTACATATTCAGCAAGCATTGGTGTAGAACTTGAAGATGGGCTATTTGATG ATTCACTCAAGCTAGCGTTGCAGTTTGGAATGATCATGATGTTTGCTTGTGCCTTCCCTCTTGCTTTTGCCCTTGCTGCAGTG AGTAATATAATGGACATAAGAACAACTGCTTTAAAGCTATTGGTCACAATGCAAAGGCCTTCTCCTCGTGCTGCTGCAACCATTGGAGCTTGGTTAAACATATGGCAG TTTTTAGTTGTAATGTCTATATGCACAAACTCGGCGCTCTTGGTATGTTTATACGACAAAGAAGGAAAATGGAAGATGGAACCAGGGCTGGCTGCCATTCTCATCTTGGAACATGTACTCTTGCTTCTGAAATTTGGACTCTCTCGTCTTGTCCCTGAAGAGCCTGCTTGGGTTAGAGCCAATCGTGTGAAGAATGTGACACAAGCACAAGACGTTTACAGTAAACAGCTCTTGAGAAGCAGTTCTAGTGAATTTGCCTCCATGGTAAAACCTGAACAAGAACAACAGAAAGAAGACTAG
- the LOC103830768 gene encoding leucine-rich repeat receptor-like protein kinase PEPR1, giving the protein MKKNLGSFESLFLFILFVSTTHIVSVSCLNSEGLTLLSLLKHLENVPKEVTSTWKKLNSSPEATPCNWFGITCDDSNNVSSLNFTRSNVSGQLSPEIGDLRSLQILDLSTNSFSGTIPSTLGNCTKLVYLDLSENEFTGEIPYTLGNLKSVTDLYLYENYLTGELPESLFLIPVLQTLHVDYNNLTGSIPESIGEAKELLELSLFENEFSGNIPESIGNCSKLEILYLHKNKLVGSLPETLNMLENLTDLFVGNNSLTGPVRFGSANCKNLLTFELSYNEFEGGVPPELGNCSSLDALVIVSGNLSGTIPSSLGMLKKLTVINLSENRLSGSLPPEIGNCTSLKMLKLNNNQLGGEIPSSLGKLKKLDSLELFENRFSGEIPIEVWKIPSLAQLLVYQNNLTGELPLEMTELKHLKKVTLFNNGFYGEIPSALGVHSSLEEIDFISNKLTGEIPQNLCHGKKLTVLNLGSNQLHGKIPTSIGHCKSIERFILRENNLSGPLPEFSQDHSISFLDFNTNSFEGPIPRSFGSSRNLSSINLSRNKLSGQIPPELGSLVRLGYLNLSNNLLEGSLPSQLSNCVNLERFDVGFNKLNGTVPSSYSAWKGLATLILTENRFTGGIPSFLPELVKLSDLQMGRNAFGGEIPSSIGSLQQLIYGLDLSGNGLTGELPDKLKDLIRLTRVNVSNNKLTGSLSVLGNLTSLLHADVSNNQFIGAIPEKLKNQSISDPASFLGNPGLCIPRSFPISNNSELSYCEDQSRNGKSGLSTWKIVLISVLSSLFVLVLVLAIVFICLRRRGGGHEERPKKDAIVFTEEEGPSLLLSKVLAATDNLNEKHIIGRGAHGIVYRASLGSGEVYAVKRLIFASHIRANQSMMREIETIGKVRHRNLIKLEGFWLRKEDGLMLYRYMPRGSLYDVLHGVSPKEDVLEWSARYNIALGVAHGLAYLHYDCHPPIVHRDIKPENILMDSDLEPHIGDFGLARLLDGSTVSTATVTGTTGYIAPENAFKTVRGRESDVYSYGVVLLELVTRKRAVDKSFPDSTDIVSWVRSMLSKSSVDDMVSTIVDPILVDELLNSDIREQIVEVTELALSCTERDPARRPTMREVVKVLCDAQGLVRCSSGSVR; this is encoded by the exons atgaagaagaatctTGGATCATTCGAAAGCCTTTTCCTTTTCATTCTCTTTGTCTCCACCACCCACATAGTTTCTGTCTCTTGTCTGAACTCAGAAGGGCTAACTCTACTCTCACTCCTCAAACATCTAGAGAATGTACCAAAAGAAGTAACTTCCACATGGAAGAAGCTAAACTCATCTCCCGAAGCCACTCCGTGTAACTGGTTCGGCATCACTTGCGACGACTCCAACAACGTCTCCTCTCTCAACTTCACCCGTTCCAACGTCTCAGGCCAGTTATCCCCCGAGATCGGCGACCTCAGAAGCTTACAGATTCTAGATCTGAGCACCAACAGCTTCTCCGGAACCATACCTTCCACTTTAGGAAACTGTACCAAACTCGTCTACCTAGATTTGTCTGAAAACGAGTTCACCGGTGAGATCCCTTACACTCTCGGTAACTTAAAGAGCGTAACCGATCTCTATCTTTACGAAAACTACCTCACCGGTGAGTTACCTGAGTCCTTGTTCCTCATCCCGGTGCTGCAGACTCTTCACGTTGACTACAACAATCTAACCGGTTCGATCCCCGAGAGTATCGGTGAAGCTAAGGAGCTTCTTGAGCTGAGTTTGTTTGAGAATGAGTTCTCTGGTAACATCCCTGAGTCTATCGGGAACTGTAGTAAGCTTGAGATTCTGTATCTGCACAAGAACAAGCTGGTTGGTTCTTTACCTGAAACTCTCAACATGCTGGAGAATCTCACTGACTTGTTCGTTGGTAACAACAGCTTAACCGGACCGGTTCGTTTCGGTTCAGCAAACTGCAAGAACTTGCTGACTTTTGAGTTGTCTTACAACGAATTCGAAGGTGGTGTTCCTCCTGAGTTAGGGAACTGTAGTAGCCTTGACGCTCTGGTGATTGTGAGTGGTAACTTGTCAGGCACGATCCCTTCCTCGTTAGGTATGTTGAAGAAGCTCACTGTTATTAACCTCTCAGAGAATCGTCTCTCCGGGAGTCTCCCTCCAGAGATTGGTAACTGCACTAGCTTAAAGATGTTAAAGCTCAACAACAACCAGCTTGGAGGAGAGATACCGAGTTCGTTAGGGAAGCTCAAGAAGCTTGACAGTCTTGAGCTTTTCGAGAACCGGTTCTCCGGTGAGATACCTATAGAGGTGTGGAAGATTCCGAGTCTTGCTCAGCTCCTGGTGTATCAAAACAACCTCACAGGTGAACTGCCTCTGGAGATGACAGAGTTAAAGCATCTAAAGAAAGTTACTCTCTTCAACAACGGCTTCTACGGAGAGATACCATCTGCTTTAGGTGTGCATAGCAGCTTAGAAGAGATTGATTTTATAAGCAACAAACTCACTGGCGAGATACCGCAGAATCTATGCCATGGGAAGAAGCTGACAGTGCTTAACTTGGGCTCTAACCAGCTCCACGGGAAGATACCGACGTCTATCGGTCACTGCAAGAGCATCGAGAGGTTCATCCTCAGAGAGAACAACCTCTCAGGCCCTCTCCCTGAGTTTTCTCAGGATCATAGCATCTCGTTTCTTGATTTTAATACAAACAGCTTCGAAGGACCGATCCCTAGAAGCTTTGGGAGCTCTAGGAACCTCTCTAGCATCAACCTGTCTAGAAACAAACTCAGTGGACAGATACCTCCAGAGCTTGGGAGCTTGGTGAGACTCGGTTACTTGAATCTTTCTAATAATCTTCTTGAAGGCTCTCTTCCTTCTCAGCTCTCTAACTGTGTTAACCTTGAGCGTTTTGACGTTGGGTTCAACAAGTTAAACGGTACCGTTCCTTCGAGCTACAGCGCGTGGAAAGGCTTGGCTACTTTGATCCTCACTGAGAACCGGTTTACAGGAGGTATACCGTCCTTCTTGCCTGAGCTTGTGAAGCTCTCGGATCTTCAGATGGGTAGAAACGCTTTTGGCGGGGAGATTCCTTCGTCTATTGGTTCGTTACAGCAACTGATCTACGGTTTGGATTTGAGTGGAAACGGATTAACAGGTGAGCTTCCGGATAAGTTGAAGGATCTCATCAGACTAACAAGAGTCAACGTATCCAACAACAAGCTGACAGGCTCTCTGTCTGTTCTTGGGAACCTTACCTCGTTGCTACACGCTGATGTCTCTAACAACCAGTTCATTGGTGCAATACCTGAGAAGTTAAAGAATCAGTCGATATCTGATCCGGCGTCGTTTTTAGGAAACCCTGGCCTCTGCATTCCTCGTTCCTTCCCTATTAGCAACAATAGCGAGTTGAGTTACTGTGAAGATCAATCAAGAAACGGCAAAAGCGGTCTCAGCACGTGGAAGATCGTGCTTATATCAGTCTTGTCTTCTTTATTCGTGTTGGTTTTGGTTCTTGCTATTGTCTTCATCTGCCTACGCCGTCGTGGTGGTGGTCACGAAGAAAGACCAAAGAAAGATGCTATTGTCTTCACCGAGGAAGAAGGTCCGTCTTTGCTTCTCAGCAAAGTTCTTGCAGCAACTGACAACCTAAACGAAAAACATATTATAGGAAGAGGAGCTCACGGCATTGTCTACAGAGCTTCTTTAGGCTCGGGAGAGGTCTACGCGGTGAAGAGACTCATCTTCGCGTCTCACATCCGAGCCAACCAGAGCATGATGAGGGAGATCGAGACGATAGGGAAAGTCAGACACAGGAACCTGATCAAGTTAGAAGGGTTTTGGTTGAGGAAAGAAGACGGGTTGATGCTCTATAGATACATGCCTAGAGGAAGCTTGTACGATGTTCTTCACGGTGTTAGCCCTAAAGAAGACGTGCTAGAGTGGTCTGCACGGTACAATATAGCGCTTGGGGTCGCTCATGGACTGGCTTATCTGCACTATGACTGTCATCCTCCGATTGTTCACCGTGATATTAAGCCGGAGAACATACTCATGGACTCGGACTTGGAGCCTCACATTGGTGACTTCGGTTTGGCGAGGCTTCTTGATGGCTCAACGGTCTCAACTGCCACTGTTACAGGCACCACCGGGTACATCGCTCCAG AAAACGCTTTCAAGACGGTGAGGGGAAGAGAATCAGACGTTTACAGTTACGGAGTTGTGTTGCTAGAGCTGGTTACTAGGAAGAGAGCGGTGGACAAGTCCTTCCCGGACAGTACTGATATAGTAAGCTGGGTGAGATCTATGTTGAGCAAGAGCAGCGTGGACGACATGGTGTCAACAATTGTTGATCCTATTCTCGTGGACGAGCTTCTTAATTCGGATATTAGGGAACAGATAGTTGAGGTGACTGAGTTGGCACTGAGTTGTACGGAGAGAGATCCAGCGAGGAGACCGACGATGAGAGAGGTGGTGAAAGTTTTGTGCGATGCGCAAGGTCTTGTAAGATGCTCCTCTGGTTCAGTTCGCTAA
- the LOC103830769 gene encoding ESCRT-related protein CHMP1B: MGNTDKLMNQIFDLKFTSKSLQRQSRKCEKEEKAEKLKVKKAIEKGNMDGARIYAENAIRKRSEQMNYLRLASRLDAVVARLDTQAKMATITKSMTNIVKSLESSLATGNLQKMSETMDSFEKQFVNMEVQAEFMENAMAGSTSLSTPEGEVNSLMQQVADDYGLEVSVGLPQPAGHAIPTATEEKVGEDDLSRRLAELKARG, from the exons ATGGGTAACACAGATAAGCTAATGAACCAAATCTTCGACCTCAAATTCACCTCAAAATCTCTCCAAAGGCAGTCAAGGAAGTGCGAGAAGGAAGAGAAAGCAGAGAAACTCAAGGTGAAGAAGGCGATCGAGAAGGGAAACATGGATGGAGCTCGGATCTACGCCGAGAACGCTATTCGTAAACGCAGCGAGCAGATGAACTACCTCCGCCTCGCTTCTCGCCTCGACGCTGTTGTTGCTCGCTTAGACACACAGGCTAAGATGGCCACCATCACCAAATCCATGACCAACATCGTCAAATCCCTCGAGTCTTCCCTCGCCACAG GCAATCTACAGAAGATGTCAGAGACTATGGATTCATTTGAGAAGCAGTTTGTGAACATGGAGGTCCAAGCTGAGTTCATGGAGAACGCTATGGCTGGTTCAACATCATTGTCCACTCCTGAAGGCGAAGTCAACAGCCTGATGCAGCAAGTTGCTGATGACTATGGTCTTGAAGTCTCTGTTGGGTTACCTCAGCCTGCTGGTCATGCTATCCCTACTGCGACTGAGGAGAAAGTCGGTGAGGATGATTTGTCCAGGAGGCTTGCGGAGCTCAAGGCCAGAGGATGA
- the LOC103830770 gene encoding beta-galactosidase 17, which yields MLDQAYFCRRGTMAKISRPSTGRHRLAFVLLLFLVAVGICVPVFALLPSLSSHQYLPPALSRDEKMMSRRFYIKDDKFWKDENTFQIIGGDLHYFRVLPEYWEDRLMRAKALGLNTIQTYVPWNLHEPKPGKFVFEGIADLVSFIKLCQKLDLLVMLRAGPYICGEWDLGGFPAWLLAVKPPLRLRTADPAYLKLVERWWNILLRKVFPLLYSNGGPVIMVQIENEYGSYGNDKAYLRNLVTMARGHLGNDIILYTTDGGTRETLEKGNVPLYNVYSAVDFSTGDDPWPIFELQKKFNAPGRSPPLSSEFYTGWLTHWGEKIAKTDAEFTAASLEKILSRNGSAVLYMVHGGTNFGFYNGANTGSDQFDYKPDLTSYDYDAPIKESGDIDNPKFKALQRVIKKYSAPPHSNVPSSNKRKAYGSIKMQRTISLFDLMSMTDPVDVITSTNPISMESAGQMFGFLVYESSYISKKSGNILRIPKVHDRGQVFVSCLSQDVDGGVLRYIGTTERWNNQPVSIPTTECASNTSLFILVENMGRVNYGPYIFDEKGILSTVYLDGQILHGWKMIPIPFHNLNQMPNFSFEIQRTKKRSKKFELIKDVGQKEPALFAGEFSISSVKESKDTYLSFNGWGKGVAFINKFNIGRYWPSVGPQCNLYVPAPLLKPGRNSVVIFELESPHVDLLLRSVDQEDFTCGSNDSKVNQL from the exons ATGTTAGATCAAGCTTACTTTTGTAGAAGAGGGACGATGGCGAAGATAAGCAGGCCATCAACAGGAAGACATCGTTTGGCTTTCGTGTTGCTTCTGTTTCTTGTGGCTGTCGGAATCTGTGTTCCTGTCTTTGCTCTCCTTCCGTCACTGTCCTCTCATCAGTATCTGCCTCCTGCGCTAAGTCGAGACGAGAAG ATGATGTCTCGGAGATTTTATATAAAAGACGACAAGTTCTGGAAAGATGAGAATACTTTCCAGATCATTGGTGGTGATTTGCACTACTTCCGAGTTCTTCCTGAG TACTGGGAAGATAGGCTTATGAGAGCCAAGGCTTTAGGTCTGAATACTATACAAACGTATGTTCCTTGGAATCTGCACGAACCAAAGCCTGGGAAGTTTGTCTTTGAGGGCATTGCTGATCTTGTGTCTTTTATCAAGCTTTGTCAGAAACTAGATTTACTGGTTATGCTGCGTGCTGGACCTTATATCTGTGGAG AATGGGATTTGGGCGGTTTTCCTGCTTGGTTACTTGCTGTGAAACCACCTCTGAGACTAAGGACAGCAGATCCTGCATACCTTAAGTTG GTGGAAAGATGGTGGAATATTTTATTGCGGAAGGTATTTCCTCTGCTTTACAGCAACGGTGGTCCTGTTATAATGGTCCAG attgaAAATGAATATGGGTCATATGGAAATGACAAAGCTTATCTTCGTAATCTAGTTACTATGGCTAGGGGACACCTGGGGAATGACATTATTCT GTATACAACCGATGGAGGTAcaagagaaacacttgagaaaGGAAATGTCCCCTTATATAATGTCTACTCAG CTGTTGACTTCAGTACGGGTGATGACCCTTGGCCTATATTTGAATTGCAAAAAAAGTTTAATGCTCCAGGAAGATCACCTCCACTTTCTTC GGAGTTCTACACTGGTTGGCTTACGCATTGGGGTGAGAAGATTGCGAAAACAGATGCTGAATTTACGGCAGCTTCCCTTGAAAAGATATTGTCCCGAAATGGTTCTGCTGTGCTATAT ATGGTGCATGGAGGAACAAACTTTGGTTTCTACAATGGAGCAAATACTGGCTCTGATCAATTCGACTACAAACCAGATCTGACTTCCTATGATTAT GATGCTCCAATTAAGGAATCTGGTGACATAGATAATCCAAAATTCAAAG CTCTCCAGAGAGTGATTAAGAAGTACAGTGCTCCACCTCACTCCAATGTCCCCTCCAGTAACAAACGGAAAGCGTACGGCTCAATCAAGATGCAGAGGACAATATCTCTGTTTGATTTGATGAGTATGACAGATCCTGTAGATGTGATCACTTCCACCAACCCAATTTCAATGGAATCTGCTGGACAG ATGTTTGGATTTCTTGTATATGAATCTTCATACATTTCCAAAAAGAGTGGGAATATACTAAGAATACCCAAG GTTCATGACAGAGGTCAAGTGTTTGTGTCCTGCCTTTCCCAAGATGTTGATGGGGGAGTACTGCGATACATTGGTACAACTGAGAGATGGAACAACCAACCTGTTTCTATTCCAACTACTGAGTGTGCCTCTAACACTAGCTTATTTATTCTG GTTGAAAACATGGGACGTGTAAATTACGGGCCATATATCTTTGATGAGAAG GGTATTCTGTCAACGGTTTATTTAGATGGTCAGATTCTCCACGGATGGAAGATGATACCAATTCCTTTTCACAACTTAAACCAAATGCCGAATTTCAGTTTCGAGATACAACGTACCAAAAAGAGAAGTAAGAAGTTTGAGCTTATTAAAG ATGTGGGTCAAAAGGAACCAGCTCTGTTCGCTGGTGAGTTCTCTATCAGCAGTGTTAAAGAAAGCAAAGACACTTATCTATCATTCAACGGTTGGGGTAAAGGAGTTGCTTTTATCAATAAATTCAACATAGGAAGATATTGGCCG TCTGTTGGACCACAATGCAACCTCTACGTTCCTGCGCCACTCCTTAAGCCTGGCAGAAATTCTGTG GTGATCTTTGAGTTGGAATCTCCACATGTCGACCTTTTGCTTCGGTCAGTGGATCAGGAAGACTTCACATGCGGTTCAAATGATTCCAAAGTCAATCAGTTGTAG